The DNA window CACGGGCCAGCCCGCCATGGGCGAGCGGATCATCGTCACCGGCAGGGTGCTGGACGAGCACGGCCAGGGGCAACCCCGCACCCTGGTCGAGATCTGGCAGGCCAACGCGGCGGGGCGCTACCGGCACCGCAAGGATCAGCACAACGCGCCGCTGGATCCCAACTTCCTGGGCTACGGGCGGTGCCTCACCGACGAGACGGGGACCTACCGCTTCACCACGATCCGTCCCGGGGCCTATCCCTGGGAGAACCACCCCAACGCCTGGCGGCCGTCCCACATCCACTTCTCGCTCTTCGGCCCGTCGTGGACGTCGCGGCTGGTGACGCAGATGTACTTCCCCGGCGACCCGCTGCAGCCCCTGGACCCGATCCTCAACGCCATCCCCACCGAGGCGGCGCGGCAGCGCCTGATTGCCCGCTACGATCACACCGTGACGCAG is part of the Armatimonadota bacterium genome and encodes:
- the pcaH gene encoding protocatechuate 3,4-dioxygenase subunit beta; translated protein: MTLRRSKRDPEFPPYLYEAYRATVLRSPRQPPVTIPTTLSEVTGPGPALVGILPEDSDLTTNMGTGQPAMGERIIVTGRVLDEHGQGQPRTLVEIWQANAAGRYRHRKDQHNAPLDPNFLGYGRCLTDETGTYRFTTIRPGAYPWENHPNAWRPSHIHFSLFGPSWTSRLVTQMYFPGDPLQPLDPILNAIPTEAARQRLIARYDHTVTQPAWALGFRFDIVLRGPEATPFEEPEPIAAERR